Within Candidatus Bathyarchaeum sp., the genomic segment CGGGATCAGTTTTGTCTACTTTGTACAAGTGAATTCTGCTTGCAACAGCGTCAATGTAGTCTAAAACGTCGTCGTAAAGGCTGGTTAGTTTTGAAAGGTCCTCTTGGTCAATGGGTGTGATAAACGACTTGTGGAGTTTGTGTATCATCTTGTGGACGACTTCATCTCCCTGGTGTTCTATTGTGTTCATTTCTTCGATTTTTTCAGAAAAGGTTTCAGGATTTTTTAGCATCTCTTTGAATAAGCTTGCTGCTTTTTGGACGATGTCGGCTTGTTCTTCCAGGTAGTTAAAGAAAATCTTGTCCTGAGGTATAATCCATTCTTTAAAGCTCATGATTTACGTAGAAAGCTATAGAGTATATTTAATTGTTTGGACAAAACATAAGAATACGCAACTAAAACCTCAATTCATTATCTAAGTA encodes:
- a CDS encoding DUF47 family protein translates to MSFKEWIIPQDKIFFNYLEEQADIVQKAASLFKEMLKNPETFSEKIEEMNTIEHQGDEVVHKMIHKLHKSFITPIDQEDLSKLTSLYDDVLDYIDAVASRIHLYKVDKTDPVIKRYAEIIEEQVAEVNTALKQIRKIKKEEIEKSFKKVHSLENVADDLHDNSTVKLFQEKDAIKVIIMKEIYDFLEEITDKCEDVCLVIQDIVLKNA